One Dreissena polymorpha isolate Duluth1 chromosome 9, UMN_Dpol_1.0, whole genome shotgun sequence genomic window carries:
- the LOC127843828 gene encoding thiosulfate sulfurtransferase-like isoform X1, producing MCFCICLLCVYMHTLPFLLRTRVSFVLSTLLFIFNNVYAQTCSKTAQGLTTTEMTVISKVSTLATTQWLRKQIGSSNTATRALRILDTSFVRDKQVDTYTMDYLEGHIPQALFFDLHKCVESTPSIPRNLPDPACFTSYVRKLGIWPDTHVVAYDRFGPASAYRTWWLFRLYGHTNISVLDGGYRKWVADGYDTTKEEPEVEPSMFIPQLDRFLVRTFDDMAENLRTCREQVVDARGATDRAVVDTESGGGKIPGSRHVSFEELFNEDGTMKTEEQLKSMFDDAGLNLQRPLVATCNTGMTACGVAAAAHILGRDIPVYYGSWTEWRQRAREEHTYSGCTEQQDVLKNGLGL from the exons ATGTGTTTTTGCATCTGCTTATTGTGCGTATATATGCATACGTTACCGTTTTTACTTAGGACCAGGGTGTCATTTGTATTGTCAACTCTGCTGTTTATATTTAACAACGTATACGCACAAACCTGTAGTAAAACAGCTCAAGGATTAACTACTACCGAG ATGACGGTCATATCAAAGGTGAGTACACTGGCGACCACCCAGTGGCTACGTAAGCAGATCGGGTCCAGCAACACGGCGACCCGAGCTTTACGTATCCTGGACACGTCTTTCGTGAGGGACAAACAGGTGGATACGTATACCATGGATTACCTAGA GGGTCACATTCCCCAGGCCCTGTTCTTCGACCTTCACAAGTGTGTTGAGAGCACCCCGAGCATCCCACGAAACCTGCCTGACCCCGCCTGCTTCACGAGCTACGTACGGAAGCTTGGCATTTGGCCGGACACCCACGTGGTCGCTTACGACAGGTTCGGGCCCGCGTCCGCCTACAGGACCTGGTGGCTCTTCCGG CTGTACGGCCATACGAACATATCTGTGCTGGACGGTGGTTACCGGAAGTGGGTAGCAGACGGGTACGACACCACCAAGGAGGAGCCGGAAGTCGAG CCGTCCATGTTCATTCCACAACTGGACCGATTCCTGGTGCGAACCTTCGACGACATGGCGGAGAATCTCAGGACGTGTAGGGAGCAGGTTGTGGACGCTAGGGGGGCCACGGACCGCGCTGTCGTGGACA CGGAGTCTGGTGGCGGGAAGATACCGGGGTCCAGGCACGTGAGCTTCGAGGAGCTGTTTAACGAGGATGGGACGATGAAGACGGAAGAGCAGCTGAAATCAA TGTTTGACGATGCAGGTTTGAATCTCCAGCGCCCACTGGTGGCCACTTGTAACACGGGCATGACGGCGTGCGGGGTGGCGGCGGCCGCACACATCCTTGGCAGGGATATACCCGTGTACTAT GGCTCTTGGACGGAATGGCGTCAACGCGCGAGGGAGGAGCATACGTATAGCGGGTGTACGGAGCAACAAGATGTCTTAAAGAACGGCCTCGGATTATAG
- the LOC127843828 gene encoding thiosulfate sulfurtransferase-like isoform X3, which yields MMTVISKVSTLATTQWLRKQIGSSNTATRALRILDTSFVRDKQVDTYTMDYLEGHIPQALFFDLHKCVESTPSIPRNLPDPACFTSYVRKLGIWPDTHVVAYDRFGPASAYRTWWLFRLYGHTNISVLDGGYRKWVADGYDTTKEEPEVEPSMFIPQLDRFLVRTFDDMAENLRTCREQVVDARGATDRAVVDTESGGGKIPGSRHVSFEELFNEDGTMKTEEQLKSMFDDAGLNLQRPLVATCNTGMTACGVAAAAHILGRDIPVYYGSWTEWRQRAREEHTYSGCTEQQDVLKNGLGL from the exons ATG ATGACGGTCATATCAAAGGTGAGTACACTGGCGACCACCCAGTGGCTACGTAAGCAGATCGGGTCCAGCAACACGGCGACCCGAGCTTTACGTATCCTGGACACGTCTTTCGTGAGGGACAAACAGGTGGATACGTATACCATGGATTACCTAGA GGGTCACATTCCCCAGGCCCTGTTCTTCGACCTTCACAAGTGTGTTGAGAGCACCCCGAGCATCCCACGAAACCTGCCTGACCCCGCCTGCTTCACGAGCTACGTACGGAAGCTTGGCATTTGGCCGGACACCCACGTGGTCGCTTACGACAGGTTCGGGCCCGCGTCCGCCTACAGGACCTGGTGGCTCTTCCGG CTGTACGGCCATACGAACATATCTGTGCTGGACGGTGGTTACCGGAAGTGGGTAGCAGACGGGTACGACACCACCAAGGAGGAGCCGGAAGTCGAG CCGTCCATGTTCATTCCACAACTGGACCGATTCCTGGTGCGAACCTTCGACGACATGGCGGAGAATCTCAGGACGTGTAGGGAGCAGGTTGTGGACGCTAGGGGGGCCACGGACCGCGCTGTCGTGGACA CGGAGTCTGGTGGCGGGAAGATACCGGGGTCCAGGCACGTGAGCTTCGAGGAGCTGTTTAACGAGGATGGGACGATGAAGACGGAAGAGCAGCTGAAATCAA TGTTTGACGATGCAGGTTTGAATCTCCAGCGCCCACTGGTGGCCACTTGTAACACGGGCATGACGGCGTGCGGGGTGGCGGCGGCCGCACACATCCTTGGCAGGGATATACCCGTGTACTAT GGCTCTTGGACGGAATGGCGTCAACGCGCGAGGGAGGAGCATACGTATAGCGGGTGTACGGAGCAACAAGATGTCTTAAAGAACGGCCTCGGATTATAG
- the LOC127843828 gene encoding thiosulfate sulfurtransferase-like isoform X4, with protein sequence MTVISKVSTLATTQWLRKQIGSSNTATRALRILDTSFVRDKQVDTYTMDYLEGHIPQALFFDLHKCVESTPSIPRNLPDPACFTSYVRKLGIWPDTHVVAYDRFGPASAYRTWWLFRLYGHTNISVLDGGYRKWVADGYDTTKEEPEVEPSMFIPQLDRFLVRTFDDMAENLRTCREQVVDARGATDRAVVDTESGGGKIPGSRHVSFEELFNEDGTMKTEEQLKSMFDDAGLNLQRPLVATCNTGMTACGVAAAAHILGRDIPVYYGSWTEWRQRAREEHTYSGCTEQQDVLKNGLGL encoded by the exons ATGACGGTCATATCAAAGGTGAGTACACTGGCGACCACCCAGTGGCTACGTAAGCAGATCGGGTCCAGCAACACGGCGACCCGAGCTTTACGTATCCTGGACACGTCTTTCGTGAGGGACAAACAGGTGGATACGTATACCATGGATTACCTAGA GGGTCACATTCCCCAGGCCCTGTTCTTCGACCTTCACAAGTGTGTTGAGAGCACCCCGAGCATCCCACGAAACCTGCCTGACCCCGCCTGCTTCACGAGCTACGTACGGAAGCTTGGCATTTGGCCGGACACCCACGTGGTCGCTTACGACAGGTTCGGGCCCGCGTCCGCCTACAGGACCTGGTGGCTCTTCCGG CTGTACGGCCATACGAACATATCTGTGCTGGACGGTGGTTACCGGAAGTGGGTAGCAGACGGGTACGACACCACCAAGGAGGAGCCGGAAGTCGAG CCGTCCATGTTCATTCCACAACTGGACCGATTCCTGGTGCGAACCTTCGACGACATGGCGGAGAATCTCAGGACGTGTAGGGAGCAGGTTGTGGACGCTAGGGGGGCCACGGACCGCGCTGTCGTGGACA CGGAGTCTGGTGGCGGGAAGATACCGGGGTCCAGGCACGTGAGCTTCGAGGAGCTGTTTAACGAGGATGGGACGATGAAGACGGAAGAGCAGCTGAAATCAA TGTTTGACGATGCAGGTTTGAATCTCCAGCGCCCACTGGTGGCCACTTGTAACACGGGCATGACGGCGTGCGGGGTGGCGGCGGCCGCACACATCCTTGGCAGGGATATACCCGTGTACTAT GGCTCTTGGACGGAATGGCGTCAACGCGCGAGGGAGGAGCATACGTATAGCGGGTGTACGGAGCAACAAGATGTCTTAAAGAACGGCCTCGGATTATAG
- the LOC127843828 gene encoding thiosulfate sulfurtransferase-like isoform X2: MCFCICLLCVYMHTLPFLLRTRVSFVLSTLLFIFNNVYAQTCSKTAQGLTTTEMTVISKVSTLATTQWLRKQIGSSNTATRALRILDTSFVRDKQVDTYTMDYLEGHIPQALFFDLHKCVESTPSIPRNLPDPACFTSYVRKLGIWPDTHVVAYDRFGPASAYRTWWLFRLYGHTNISVLDGGYRKWVADGYDTTKEEPEVEPSMFIPQLDRFLVRTFDDMAENLRTCREQVVDARGATDRAVVDTESGGGKIPGSRHVSFEELFNEDGTMKTEEQLKSSIQLKMTLKMTYSSSIRPDSSIKSSRVKTHLGVGPMNHYV, encoded by the exons ATGTGTTTTTGCATCTGCTTATTGTGCGTATATATGCATACGTTACCGTTTTTACTTAGGACCAGGGTGTCATTTGTATTGTCAACTCTGCTGTTTATATTTAACAACGTATACGCACAAACCTGTAGTAAAACAGCTCAAGGATTAACTACTACCGAG ATGACGGTCATATCAAAGGTGAGTACACTGGCGACCACCCAGTGGCTACGTAAGCAGATCGGGTCCAGCAACACGGCGACCCGAGCTTTACGTATCCTGGACACGTCTTTCGTGAGGGACAAACAGGTGGATACGTATACCATGGATTACCTAGA GGGTCACATTCCCCAGGCCCTGTTCTTCGACCTTCACAAGTGTGTTGAGAGCACCCCGAGCATCCCACGAAACCTGCCTGACCCCGCCTGCTTCACGAGCTACGTACGGAAGCTTGGCATTTGGCCGGACACCCACGTGGTCGCTTACGACAGGTTCGGGCCCGCGTCCGCCTACAGGACCTGGTGGCTCTTCCGG CTGTACGGCCATACGAACATATCTGTGCTGGACGGTGGTTACCGGAAGTGGGTAGCAGACGGGTACGACACCACCAAGGAGGAGCCGGAAGTCGAG CCGTCCATGTTCATTCCACAACTGGACCGATTCCTGGTGCGAACCTTCGACGACATGGCGGAGAATCTCAGGACGTGTAGGGAGCAGGTTGTGGACGCTAGGGGGGCCACGGACCGCGCTGTCGTGGACA CGGAGTCTGGTGGCGGGAAGATACCGGGGTCCAGGCACGTGAGCTTCGAGGAGCTGTTTAACGAGGATGGGACGATGAAGACGGAAGAGCAGCTGAAATCAA gtattcaactaaaAATGACCCTCAAAAtgacctactcgtcatcgatcagacccgattccAGCATTAAATCTTCAAGAGTAAAGACACACCTTGGCGTTGGACCAATGAATCACTA TGTTTGA